The sequence GCCAACTGGGCGTATATGTTCTTCCTAGCGgactgggatgcagggtacagtTGGGGGACGGCTCTCTCGCCTACCTATATCGTTCGGTAAGAGAGTGTCTAATTGCATACCTACCTACGAAAGTGTGTCCATGAAATTTTCttatatctgatcctcatttgatgTTTTGCAGCTTGACAACGCAACGCAGAGGACAggagacaagtccaatatgggtggctttgtctgggccttctccatttggatgtgggagcggctgacagtggggcgtccggagaagttgccaagacgcccatgggaagactatggcgaagaaggcgacgagacTTGAAACCCCACCGTAGCTTACGAgtgggacgttgtcaaactctacacgggcctaaacaagacttcgtacaaGACCTACACCAACGATTTGGACGCTTTGACGCATACGCAGGTATATGAACTCGCCCAACACCTTTCTCTTTGATTTCGACTTTTGACCGAGAGTGCGAACTTACCAAGGTATATGTAATAGGTAATCTGGTGCCCGTATCGACAAGAACGAGAGTGGGCCTTTGATCTGAACGTGATGTGCGATGCGGACCGTGGTATCTGGtggtgcatcgtgcccatgatctgtGTGTACGCCGTCGAGTGGCATTTGCCACAACGCGTGGCCACGCAGTTTGGGATTTATCAGCATACCCCACCGGGCCAGCCCACTGATACCGGCGGCCACGCGCTCCACCTGTGAGCTCTTTGTTCTCCGTGAGATTATCATGTTTCTTGTTGCTTATGATGATCTCATTGCGTTTATGATGATTCTTGTTGCTTATGCCTTGCAGCATGAGCCGGCAGAAGAATCAGTCGATCACAGACTGGGGAGATGAGCATAAGACTCATGTGACGGAGTGGAACCGACGGAGGTGGCGTAAAGACGTGGAGAGGAGAGTGACTAACTGGGATGATTACCTAGGCCGACACATGAGGTGGTACGATGATGGCCAGAAGCACCATCTTCGTCTCAGGCCTCGATGGACGGCGGAAGACATCGCGTAGCTGGAGTGGGCTGACCCCGATGAACAGGCATACCAGACCGGCATCAGAGACATGCACagtggatttagggagtttgcacccctcATCAACAGAATGGTACGTTTGAACCGATGGtcgtatttaaaatattttattccTCAACATGACTGACTTATGCCGTTGCAGTCCggtgagctgaacagatgcatctttgaagcctcaGATGCACTAGGTCATCTTCCCGGGAGCGTACAATCTGAGACCAGAGTCAGGGGGACGATGAAGGTACAATTTCAGCCTCCTCGGAACAGATGCATCTTGTTCACTTGCAGTCAATCGATCTGATACTTATTATGACCTTGCTTCATTATGAGTGCAGAAGTTCGTGCAGCGTTGTCGCAAGCTGGTAGGgctgcttgggtgtgctggagctgggtcagttgaagctcatcagcctgtagccacacagggtatcatcggctcatcgagccatgctccctcgtcgtctaggttggttggggaggaggaggaggatgaggaggaggaggaggaggaggaggaggccacatatgaagaaggggaggaggaggatgagagcaaCAGGGAGGAGGAGTACAatgaagattatggacctccaTCAACTCAAACGTCTCAAGCATCTCAGCTGCCGAAGAAGAGGAATCCGAAGACGAAGGATTTGCTGAGTTCGGAACCTTTCCAGAGACCGGTTCCTCGACGGCCCAAGAAGAAGACCGAAGAGAATCGTTCAAAGAGTAACGAGGAgtacctccaagaggggaaggagcaaCTGATTATGCTCTTCGATAGTTGGCTCTTTTAGTTTGGTTGAACTTCGTTTGATTGAACTTTTCTAGTGGTTATGAAGCTACGTggaactatgtgtttgctatttgtggatctatgtgtttgctatttgtgaaactatGTGGAACTCCGTTTACTAATTAGTTGAAGTTCGTTTGAAATGTTCTATGCACTTCAAATTTGTTAATATGTATGTGATGCCCAAGTTTAATTGTTTGAGATCTGTGATATTGTTGTCATATTTGTGAAACTTGCTATAATATTATTGTCATATTGAATTTGAAAAGAAGCAAGCAATTGAACTTAAATTCATaaaacacaggaccctaccgccaaggaccctggcggtagggtcagacAGCCTACCGTCAGGGCACTTCAATGCTTCGTTACAGAATCATTACACTGAAAAAACAAGACCCTACCGCCAtgggctctggcggtagggtcgCACAGCCTGCCGCCAGGGCCCTTCAATTCTTCGTTACATAAACATTACACTGAAACAGGACCCTACCGCCTtgggctctggcggtagggtcgCACAGCCTACCGCCAGAGCTCCTGGCGGTAGGTGCTTAACCACGTTCAGCGCAGTCAAacggccgccgtccccctccgtcgcacTCCTACCGCCATGGGCCGTGGCGGTAGGCTATCTAACCCTACCGTCATAggccctggcggtagcaaaagggtcaaatctcgaaaaaaaatcaaacaggggtcagatcctgaaatactatccaaaaagggtcaaaacacgaaattcggCCCCCACCCGAGAGCCTTCGAAGCATCTTGCGCTGGGTCTCATCGCCGGGAGGGGGCTCTGAGGGAGTTGGGAAGGCGGACACCGGTGGTGATATGACCGGACGCTTCTCTCCGCGCACCACCACACGCTCCAGCTCCATTCGCAGGTGACACTGGCGACCTGCGCGCCGTACGTACGCAGCAGCACAGCAGCAATGCGCCGTGTCCCACGCACTGTACCTTGCCGGTGGGAGAGCCGCCTCgacataagagcaactccaatgggacgACCCATTTCGTCTGTCaccgttcgtttgggtcggcgcggacataAAAGACGGTCCAACGCGTCAACCTAAATAGACGCCCGTCCGCTTTCGTCCGTctgccgacccattcccggcccactTTCGAACCggctctctcctccccgcgcgtGCACAACCTCCGCCGTCTGCTTcatggccgacgccgccggccATTTTTCCGATGAAAaaggatacatagatagttcttGCATACACGGATAAAAGAAAATATCAACTACTCGTCGCTTTCTGACTCCGACTCGACAATGTCCTCCTCCGACATCTGAATGTAGACGTCAGCAGCGTGCTTGTCCTCGAAGTCCCACCCCGATGTTTCTCGCAGCCTCAGTCTCATTTGAGCGGTCAGCTTCCGCGCGCGCTTGCCCTCCCGACAGGCGGCTCACTGCGTCCTCCTGGCCTTCCTCTCCGTCCTCCTCTGCTCATAGAACTGACGTTCGTCAACGATGTCCTACGGGAAGCATTCGCGCCACAACACCAAGGCTTgcacgtccatctcggcgatggcgaggcgacgcaTCCGCCTCCGGTGGACGCgacgcgacgatcctcgtcggtgaaaagccgcgggagaggcaccagatcctgcgcccgctggctcggCACGTCAGGAAAATTCATCTCCCGACTCGGCCGCCGGAGGCGCCACGCTGCCGCGTCGTACGCAcgggccgcctgctcagcggtgtcgaaggtgccgaggatgagccGTTTCTCGCCAAACAAAATCTCGGAGGCTAAGGCGACGGAGGACCGCTCGCGGACTCCGCAAAAATCCGAAGCGCCGAGGATGCGCATCGATATGGTGGCGCACAGGCGGCGAAGCTAGTGAGAGGGGGCGAGACAAGTGGGCGGCGGCGGCATACTGAGTGTGGAGGGAGCGTCATATTATAACGAGCGCCGGCCGCGGCGCGCCAAAATGCGCGCACGAACATTTCCCGCGCTCTGAAGCGCGCTAGGCCGAATTTCCCCTGTGCccgcgaacctttcccgcgcgccGGCATTGCCGCTGGCATGATCTAAAGCGCGTGCGGTTATAAAATGGGTTGGcgcgttgggcgcgctgccgaccTAAATCTAAAAGAGGGCGGATgacgggcgggcggccgacccaaacggacaaaagcgccgtccgtttgggtcgcctcGTTGGAATTGCTCTAAGGCATCCCATGGTCGACGGGACCGGGAGCCGGAGGCTCCCGTGCTGTGGCGCCTGCAAGTAGCGACGCAGAGGTTAGTTAAGCCACCGTTCATAGGAAATTAAGCTGGATTAGCAAGGCAGACCTCTGCTGGAGAACAGAGAAAACACAAGTACATCTTGATACTGATTACTGACTGACGGATATGTTCTTGAGCATAAATCGCATCTGCAGCACAGCTGATTGATCAGTGAATGACATCATGACTTCATCCATGAACTCACTCATCAGTCATGATCAAATTATATCCCTCCCTGCCGGAAAAGGTACTGAATTTTGTTTCTCTGAAAATGCAAACGATGCCACATGAAGCTAGACTCCTGCACAAAAGTATTTTAGGTCCTTAACCGAAAAGGCAACTTCTATCTAATGATTCAGGTCCGCGGTCTGAATCTTGCACAAAGGTATTTTTGGCTCCATGTGTCTTGTTTCATGATTAACCAAACAGGGGTGTCTGAAGCCCGAGTTCGGTCTGAATCTTGGCGAAACAGGAAGTGAATTCAGAAAGGGTACGAAAGAAGCATAAGCAGTTAAGTGCCTCTTGACAATGGCTCCATGTGTCTTGTTTCATGATTAACCAAACAGGGGTGTCTGAAGCCCGAGTTCGGTCTGAATCTTGGCGAAACAGGAAGTGAATTCAGAAAGGGTACGAAAGAAGCATAAGCAGTTAAGTGCCTCTTGACAATGGACTCCTCTAGCTCCTGAGCTTCTGATTCGCCTCCTCGCACACACTGCTCCTGTCCTGAAAATCTATTCCAGAGACTCACAGGGAACTATCGAGATTAACCAACATGCAAGGATTTAGGAAGAAAACCTTATTGTTGAGATCCAAGCGTGGTTACTCAACCCAAGATGCAGCCAGGTTCTGCAAACGAGTGCATGCCCAATCACACATTCAATCTTTTTTCCTACATACAGACCAGCAATTCTAATCCTAGAGGAGATTCCTGCCATCGAAGCTGTTCAGCGGAATGGAAAGGCTGTGGTAGGGTTGATCAAAGACGACACTACGTGAGTGCGGATGCCAGAAACAGAGACCTGTTTTGGTAGCTGTAAGAAACAGCTGGCTCCACGCCGTGGAGTTAAAACGTTCAGAGCCGCTACCAAGGGAGACAGAAGAAAACCAGAGCTAGACCATTAGGTGCCAGAACCCAAAATACCAACAGATACAAACCAAAGTTTTGTGGAGACAGAAATAGGCAACCATTTGGCAAAAGCAGCagaaacaagataacaagttgcaATCTAATAACTTGCATTTCACAACAGATCAGTCTCAAGGCACAGGAGTTTAGCCGAAGCAGGAATAGAAATACAGTAATTAAACGACAGACAGGATCATTGCTCGCCCGGGATAAGAGTCTGCAGCAACAAAAGCAATGACCATGAACAAAAACCTTCTGCTAGATAGATGCCTATTTCTTCTTGATGGCAGCCTTGGTAACCTTGGCGCCGGTGGGGTCCTTCTTCTCCACGCCCTTGATGACACCAACAGCAACCGTTTGTCTCATGTCACGCACAGCGAAGCGGCCAAGAGGAGGGTAGGTGGCGAAGGTCTCCACAACCAtgggcttggtgggaatcatcTTCACGATACCAGCGTCACCGTTCTTCAGGAACTTGGGCAGCGCCTCCAGCTCCTTACCAGATCGCCTGTCGATCTTAGTCACCAGCTCAGCAAACTTCACAGCAATGTGGGAGGTGTGGCAGTCCAGCACTGGGGCGTAGCCGTTGCCGATCTGACCAGGGTGGTTCATGATGATGACCTGGGAGGTGAAGTTGGCTGCCTCCTTGGCAGGGTCATCCTTGGAGTTGGATGCAACAAACCCACGCTTCAGATCCTTAACAGCAACGTTCTTCACGTTGAAGCCAACATTGTCACCAGGAAGCGCCTCCAGGAGGGACTCGTGGTGCATCTCAACGGACTTGACCTCAGTTGTCAGACCAGTGGGACCAAAGGTAACAACCATACCAGGCTTGATGACACCAGTCTCAACACGGCCAACAGGCACAGTTCCAATGCCACCAATCTTGTAAACGTCCTGAAGGGGAAGACGCAGGGGCTTGTCTGAGGGCCTCTTGGGCTCGTTGATCTGGTCAAGAGCCTCAAGAAGGGTAGGGCCCTTGTACCAGTCAAGGTTGGTGGACCTCTCAATCATGTTGTCACCCTCAAACCCAGAGATGGGAACAAAGGGAACCTTGTCAGGGTTGTAGCCGACCTTCTTCAGGTACGAAGAGACTTCCTTGACAATTTCCTCATAACGGGCCTTTGAGTACTTGGGAGTGGTGGCGTCCATCTGTATAAGATAACCAGAGCAATCCCATCAGTTAAACAAAATTATTGAAGCACTAGTATATATAAACAAATATGATAAAAAGCAAAAAATTATAGCACTCATGTGATGGAAGTTGCAGGAATGAGATAATGAGCCAAACAAACAGTTTATAACTTACAAATTAAGATACAATTAGAACTAGTCAAGTTGTGATATTAAATCACCCAGATTTGGCAACATGACAAAAATTAATCAATTACAATGCAATTCAGCAGTACTTAAGCTGGGAATTAACCAAGTAACTCTGAGCATTCAGATCAAGCATGTAGAACAACACTACATATCTAAATTAGATAAAAGAAGGCAATCAACATATGTAGTTAATCAATTACAATGCAACTCAGCAGGACTATTGAAGCTGGGCATTTACTAGGTAACTCTGAGCATTCACATCAAGCATGTAGAACAATATTACAGATGTAAATTAGATAAAACAAGGCAATCAACATATATATTATAGATTAACCAGTCAGTGTTGCACGAAAATCAGAATTAGACAAACATCAAATCAGTTTACAGAATATTTAGGCAAGAAAGAGCATTGGAAGTTGAATGGCAAGTATACCTTGTTACAGCAGCagatcatctgcttcactccaagaGTGAAAGCAAGGAGGGCATGCTCACGGGTCTGGCCATCCTTGGAGATACCAGCCTCAAAACCACCAGTGGTGGAGTCAATGATGAGCACAGCACAGTCAGCCTGGGAGGTACCAGTAATCATGTTCTTGATGAAGTCACGGTGACCAGGAGCATCAATGACGGTGCAGTAGTACTTGGTGGTCTCGAACTTCCACAGGGCAATATCAATGGTGATACCCCTCTCACGCTCGGCCTTCAGCTTGTCAAGCACCCAGGCGTACTTGAAAGACCTCTTGTTCATCTCGGCGGCTTCCTTCTCGAACCTCTCGATCACACGCTTGTCAATACCTCCAAGCTTGTAGATCAGATGGCCAGTGGTGGTCGACTTGCCAGAGTCGACATGGCCAATGACCACGATGTTGATGTGAGTCTTCTCTTTACCCATGGCTGAAGCTAGCAAACAGAAACATCAAAGTAAGCATGTCTTAGAAACAACAGATCCAAGTGAAGAAGTGTCAACAAAGTAATATCATGTCTATTTGTGAGGTTAACATATGAAACAACCATGCAGACAAGTATGCGTTTAACAAGATGGAATTGCACTTGAAGCAATTAGACAGCAGGTACTTGTTAGATCTACGAATTACTGCGGTAATAACGCGAACAAAATTCACCATACAAGTACATGATGAAGTTCATGCTGTAAACTCTCATAGAGAACTCACAGATCCTACAGAACCAGAAGTACTACACGAATCCATCCAACAATACATGCAACAAAGCACGGACATGATTCAGGAACATCTCGCGAGACCCAATCGGTAACAGAAACACTAAAAAACCGACAGATCAAGGCCACGGCATGACATCAAAATTAAAGACGAAAAAAAAGACATGCATCCGCTCATAGATGAACCTGCGGCTAGATCTACTCGCAGATTTACCGCTACTAAGGAGAGGCACCCGCGCGAAGCCGAACCAAGGACTCGGCTTCGAGAAAATCCGTCAAACCACGGACGAAATCGACGCGCATCACCGCAAAAAGAACCTAAAACTCGATCTACCGGCACGCTACAGCTGCTACACGGAGACATGGCCCGAGATCTGAAGCTATTCGAGACCACGGACAACGAATCGAAGCAGAGAAGGGGGGCGGATCGGGATGCTCACCTCCGAGGAAGGAGAAGGAaccgagaggaggcggcggcggggatgggGGGACTGAGAGGAGGGGCTCGGACGAGAGGAATGGCCCTATATATGGACAGCGATGGGCGCTAGGGTTTCTTCTCGGCCGTCGGATCCGGGTCCGATGGATGCCGACTTTAGGGAGGCGGCTGAGGGCGGTTTGCCTTTTCTTTTTCTCGCTGGTAAATAACGTGTAAAAAAGATGAAGATACATGCTGCTTTAATTGGCTGAAGCTATGGTCGCTTCCCCTTCCAAGCAAGGTTCGTCACTTCTTGTGGCGCATGGCTACAAATACCTTACCGCTGCGCATGAAGCTCCAGCATGGAGGTATGCATGTTGATACTCGATGTCCTATGTGTTTTCGTTTGAATGAGGATGGTGGGCATTGCTTCATTAAGTGTAAGAGGGTTAAGGAAGTTTGGAGGAAAGCTCGGTTGGAGCATGTCAGATTGCAAATTATAAATTGTACTGATGCTTTCGGCTGTATGGAGAAAATTTTGAACCTCAATGATGAAGAAAAAATTAAATCATGCCTGCTCCTTTGGTGTTGGTGGCGTGAAAGGAATAGTGCAAATGCGGGAAATGAAATCAAACCTTCTGATGAAATCTGTCATTCTATTGACTATCTTTGTATGCAATTTTCGAAGGTAAAGAAAGAAGGGAGAATACATGAACATCAGCAGAAGGAAAGATGGTCCAGACCTCCACCGGAAATCTTGAAAATCAACACTGATGGTGCCTTCCTGAAGGAATCAAATTCTGGAGGTTGGGGCTTTGTTATCAAGAACAATTCTGGTACGGTAATAGCAGCTGGGGCAGGGAATTTGGAGCAAGTCTCGGATGCCCTTCATTCGGAGGCGTTGGCAATGTTGCATGCTGTTAACACAGCCATCCAGATGGGTTGCCATCGAGTGATTGTCGAAACTAACTCTGTGCAACTGAAGATAGCGGTGAGCAATGAAGACTATGATCTTTCTGCATTAGGAGCTATCTTCAAAGATATTAAGTTTCAACTGAGAGTGGGTTTCAATGATGTAACTGTTGTATCTTGTCCTCGGACTTGTAATTTAGTTGCGCATTGTTTAGCTGCGTATGGTACTAAATTAGAAGCTGGAAAATGCGAGATTTGGCTCGGCTAGTACCCAGAACTTGTAAAGGATGTTGTTGCTAGCGACTTGTCCAGCCCTTGTACTtaatggaatgcatcgtgttccTTTCAAAAAAAATAACGTGTAATGCACGTTTTCTCAAAATGTATCCAAAGTTGTGGTCGGACAAAcgatttgtgaaaatatttgcACCGGATAAAAGAGTACATAGGGATAGGTTGTGTGATCATCCTTTGTAATCCCTCTTTTTGTTATGGGTCCATGTATTTTCAAACATAATTGATACTCTCTGCGTAAACTAATGTAAGATGATTCATACAAATATTCAATTCATCTCCGAGCTCATCTACACCCTGTAAAcagtaattcaaataaaatactagacaaattcaaaaaaatggtgAAAAATGTTGAGTGCATGATAACCAAGCCAAATTTCAGCTCATTCAGACATCTGAGTAGTTCTCAGGAAAAAAATTAGCTCCAAACAGTGCAAAATAGTAAACTTTTTTACAAACCTCGAATTTGtctttttttgctgagagctcATCAGATGTTCAAATACGTTGAATTTTTATAGGGACGTCACGAACTCACGCATCTTTCAtcacaaaaaaatggaatttttttaatttttgtatTTTTAAAGATATTtacatctctaagtattttcctcccattaagatcatctctcttagaaacgatattatgaattttaagcaacttgatcatgagcatattGCACAATCTtgagagaggatgaaattgatgatacgtaatttccctacacctGGTTTGAATTTGTttatgattatacaaaaaattatgccggaatgaattttgcttctacaaatcttttagattcggccgcaggaggcacttttattaaattactttaggagaggctactaagctcctagataatatcacggttaattattctcaatggcacaccgaaagatccattGGTAAAAAGGTtaatgcgattgaagagattaatgttttgagtggaaagatggatgaacttatgaaattatttgctaataagaatatttcttctgatcctaatgatatgcctttgtccactttgactgagaataataatgaatctatggatgtgaattttgttggtaggaattttggtaacaacgcgtatagagacaattttaatcctaggtcgttccctagtaattcctataataattatggtaattcctacaacaattcttatgcaaattttaataagacgccctctgattttgagaatagtgttaaagaatttacgagtttgcaaaagaattttaatgctttgattgaagaaaaaattctCAAGATtggtgatttggctaggaacgtggatagaatttctcttgatgttgattctttgaaacttagatctatcccaccttagcatgatattaatgagtctctcaaggccatgagaatttccactgatgagtgcaaagaaagaaccgctaagatgcgtgctaaaaagattggtttgtaaaagcgtgttcttctagtttccatgataataattatgaagatctaaaagttattaatgtgactcctattgaatctttgttttctaaaattaatcttgataaagatgggactggagatgagtcagctttagttaaaaggcgtcccaatgattcggagtttttagatctagatgcaaaaattgataaaagtgggattggagaggtctgCTTTTGTCTCTGGATGTCAAATGCCCCTTCACGGGCAAGCGGGAGGCTCTCGAAAAGACTTTAattagcaatgaacccactcttttgggtTTCAAGGAAttaaattatgataattgttctttaatagattgtatttccttgttgcaatccatgttaaattctcctcgtgcttatagtcaaaacaaagcttttactaaacatatcgttgatgctatgatgcaatcttttgaagaaaagcttgaattagaagtttctatccctagaaaactttatgatgagtgggaacctactattaagattaagattaaagattatgaatgccatgctttgtgtgatttgggtgctagtgtttccacaattccaaaaatttgtgtgatgtattaggtttccgtgaatttgatgattgttcttcaaatttgcatcttgtgtccactattaagaaacctatgggaaggattaatgatgttcttattgttgcaaataagaattatgtgcccgtagatttcattgttcttgatatagattgcaatcctacatgtcctattattcttggtagacctttccttagaacgattggtgcaattattgatatgaaagaaggaaacattagattcctttccattaaggaaaggcatggaacactttcctaggaagaaaattcaattgccatatgaatctatcatgagagccacttatggattgcat comes from Triticum aestivum cultivar Chinese Spring chromosome 5B, IWGSC CS RefSeq v2.1, whole genome shotgun sequence and encodes:
- the LOC123113509 gene encoding elongation factor 1-alpha-like isoform X1, yielding MYLHLFYTLFTSEKKKRQTALSRLPKVGIHRTRIRRPRRNPSAHRCPYIGPFLSSEPLLSVPPSPPPPPLGSFSFLGASAMGKEKTHINIVVIGHVDSGKSTTTGHLIYKLGGIDKRVIERFEKEAAEMNKRSFKYAWVLDKLKAERERGITIDIALWKFETTKYYCTVIDAPGHRDFIKNMITGTSQADCAVLIIDSTTGGFEAGISKDGQTREHALLAFTLGVKQMICCCNKMDATTPKYSKARYEEIVKEVSSYLKKVGYNPDKVPFVPISGFEGDNMIERSTNLDWYKGPTLLEALDQINEPKRPSDKPLRLPLQDVYKIGGIGTVPVGRVETGVIKPGMVVTFGPTGLTTEVKSVEMHHESLLEALPGDNVGFNVKNVAVKDLKRGFVASNSKDDPAKEAANFTSQVIIMNHPGQIGNGYAPVLDCHTSHIAVKFAELVTKIDRRSGKELEALPKFLKNGDAGIVKMIPTKPMVVETFATYPPLGRFAVRDMRQTVAVGVIKGVEKKDPTGAKVTKAAIKKK
- the LOC123113509 gene encoding elongation factor 1-alpha-like isoform X2 — its product is MYLHLFYTLFTSEKKKRQTALSRLPKVGIHRTRIRRPRRNPSAHRCPYIGPFLSSEPLLSVPPSPPPPPLGSFSFLGAMGKEKTHINIVVIGHVDSGKSTTTGHLIYKLGGIDKRVIERFEKEAAEMNKRSFKYAWVLDKLKAERERGITIDIALWKFETTKYYCTVIDAPGHRDFIKNMITGTSQADCAVLIIDSTTGGFEAGISKDGQTREHALLAFTLGVKQMICCCNKMDATTPKYSKARYEEIVKEVSSYLKKVGYNPDKVPFVPISGFEGDNMIERSTNLDWYKGPTLLEALDQINEPKRPSDKPLRLPLQDVYKIGGIGTVPVGRVETGVIKPGMVVTFGPTGLTTEVKSVEMHHESLLEALPGDNVGFNVKNVAVKDLKRGFVASNSKDDPAKEAANFTSQVIIMNHPGQIGNGYAPVLDCHTSHIAVKFAELVTKIDRRSGKELEALPKFLKNGDAGIVKMIPTKPMVVETFATYPPLGRFAVRDMRQTVAVGVIKGVEKKDPTGAKVTKAAIKKK